A stretch of Ranitomeya variabilis isolate aRanVar5 chromosome 3, aRanVar5.hap1, whole genome shotgun sequence DNA encodes these proteins:
- the HJURP gene encoding Holliday junction recognition protein isoform X4 gives MDKSNGNVRKCEADDCGKTQRTVPKVEQLSGQTSIALMRYEKENPYTDDRKGFASKPNFDLTVFNKTIHIALPLKATVSNVKSFNDMSDKVLLKSPVRSNVVVFIANDSEISGNEETSFSEPGNTTLEDFYPQMIQNMSRVWNVNIRNMAAFNILRHYRRQMLCKHKIIAMKVVNRCLNKTYTMLPAPHVEETANVLDSTLLQDECLSRSDLGDCVKSQKPSLILDKLCSPGVSSTHHHLSRSNSNKPFERIVDNRAVYRDSPLPCKQHKEESCVTALCNGSRASSDFCKLANSPTRSVINESQVFVDIAESSYGKDSRQQYTPSKRKYFSGSSMWQSPKNNVVRANCNMIEMASSTSRYLTSQSLVDVDERKHGCYNEHTGQVVDKTHSLTRRKSFSGFPVAHSPNKEFENLYKKLTQTKCGPDYTLGKAKVQFSNTIASLVNSPGSVRAKRPVSHDLSFSMSKKPRSATEAVIGTSKSSSCSPTWSGASCAQSHLVASALPAHMWPHSSGSQLKRSISPGKNGGSPKRTNARIYRKLTYQDEDR, from the exons AAGCTGATGACTGTGGAAAAACCCAACGGACAGTGCCTAAG GTTGAACAACTTTCTGGTCAAACATCTATTGCCTTAATGCGATATGAAAAAGAAAATCCTTATACTGATG ACCGCAAAGGATTTGCTTCAAAACCAAATTTTGACTTGACTGTTTTTAACAAGACCATTCATATTGCGTTACCTCTCAAAGCCACCGTTTCCAACGTGAAGAGTTTTAACGACATGAGCGACAAAGTTCTTTTAAAGTCTCCTGTAAGGTCTAATGTAGTGGTTTTTATAGCAAATGATAGTGAAATCTCAGGCAATGAGGAAACCAGCTTTTCTGAGCCAGGGAATACAACGCTTGAAGACTTCTACCCTCAAATGATTCAGAACATGAGCAGGGTTTGGAATGTAAATATTAGAAACATGGCTGCTTTTAATATTCTCCGGCATTACAGACGCCAAATGTTGTGTAAGCATAAGATAATAGCCATGAAAGTGGTCAACAGGTGTCTGAATAAGACGTACACCATGTTGCCTGCACCACATGTAGAGGAAACTGCCAATGTACTTGATTCCACACTGCTGCAGGATGAATGTTTGAGCAGATCAGATTTGGGGGATTGTGTTAAAAGTCAGAAACCAAGTCTAATTTTAGATAAATTGTGCAGTCCTGGTGTCTCATCTACACATCACCATCTCTCCAGGAGCAACAGTAATAAACCTTTTGAACGTATCGTAGATAATCGGGCTGTATACAGAGACAGTCCACTTCCTTGCAAACAGCACAAAGAAGAAAGTTGTGTTACTGCTCTTTGTAATGGCTCAAGAGCATCGTCTGACTTTTGCAAATTGGCCAATAGCCCGACAAGGAGTGTAATCAATGAAAGCCAAGTGTTTGTTGACATAGCCGAATCTTCATACGGCAAAGACTCGAGACAACAATACACTCCAAGCAAAAGAAAATATTTTTCTGGGTCTTCTATGTGGCAGAGCCCTAAAAACAATGTTGTCCGAGCAAACTGCAATATGATCGAAATGGCCAGTAGCACAAGTAGGTACCTAACCAGTCAAAGCCTGGTGGACGTTGATGAGAGAAAGCATGGATGCTACAATGAACACACTGGGCAGGTAGTGGATAAAACACACAGTCTGACCAGGAGAAAATCGTTTTCTGGATTTCCCGTAGCTCACAGTCCAAATAAGGAGTTTGAAAACCTGTATAAGAAGCTAACACAGACTAAATGTGGGCCTGATTATACATTGGGTAAAGCCAAAGTGCAGTTCTCCAACACGATTGCTTCTTTGGTCAATTCACCAGGATCAGTAAGGGCCAAAAGGCCAGTAAGTCATGATTTATCTTTTTCAATGTCCAAGAAACCCAGGAGCGCAACTGAAGCTGTAATCGGTACTTCAAAATCATCATCTTGTAGTCCAACATGGTCCGGAGCCAGCTGTGCCCAGAGCCATTTA GTTGCCTCAGCTCTTCCGGCTCATATGTGGCCTCATAGTTCAGGGTCGCAGTTGAAGA gatCCATTTCCCCAGGAAAAAATGGTGGAAGCCCTAAAAGAACAAATGCACG CATATACAGGAAGCTAACTTACCAAGATGAAGACCGCTAA
- the HJURP gene encoding Holliday junction recognition protein isoform X5, giving the protein MDKSNEADDCGKTQRTVPKVEQLSGQTSIALMRYEKENPYTDDRKGFASKPNFDLTVFNKTIHIALPLKATVSNVKSFNDMSDKVLLKSPVRSNVVVFIANDSEISGNEETSFSEPGNTTLEDFYPQMIQNMSRVWNVNIRNMAAFNILRHYRRQMLCKHKIIAMKVVNRCLNKTYTMLPAPHVEETANVLDSTLLQDECLSRSDLGDCVKSQKPSLILDKLCSPGVSSTHHHLSRSNSNKPFERIVDNRAVYRDSPLPCKQHKEESCVTALCNGSRASSDFCKLANSPTRSVINESQVFVDIAESSYGKDSRQQYTPSKRKYFSGSSMWQSPKNNVVRANCNMIEMASSTSRYLTSQSLVDVDERKHGCYNEHTGQVVDKTHSLTRRKSFSGFPVAHSPNKEFENLYKKLTQTKCGPDYTLGKAKVQFSNTIASLVNSPGSVRAKRPVSHDLSFSMSKKPRSATEAVIGTSKSSSCSPTWSGASCAQSHLVASALPAHMWPHSSGSQLKRSISPGKNGGSPKRTNARIYRKLTYQDEDR; this is encoded by the exons AAGCTGATGACTGTGGAAAAACCCAACGGACAGTGCCTAAG GTTGAACAACTTTCTGGTCAAACATCTATTGCCTTAATGCGATATGAAAAAGAAAATCCTTATACTGATG ACCGCAAAGGATTTGCTTCAAAACCAAATTTTGACTTGACTGTTTTTAACAAGACCATTCATATTGCGTTACCTCTCAAAGCCACCGTTTCCAACGTGAAGAGTTTTAACGACATGAGCGACAAAGTTCTTTTAAAGTCTCCTGTAAGGTCTAATGTAGTGGTTTTTATAGCAAATGATAGTGAAATCTCAGGCAATGAGGAAACCAGCTTTTCTGAGCCAGGGAATACAACGCTTGAAGACTTCTACCCTCAAATGATTCAGAACATGAGCAGGGTTTGGAATGTAAATATTAGAAACATGGCTGCTTTTAATATTCTCCGGCATTACAGACGCCAAATGTTGTGTAAGCATAAGATAATAGCCATGAAAGTGGTCAACAGGTGTCTGAATAAGACGTACACCATGTTGCCTGCACCACATGTAGAGGAAACTGCCAATGTACTTGATTCCACACTGCTGCAGGATGAATGTTTGAGCAGATCAGATTTGGGGGATTGTGTTAAAAGTCAGAAACCAAGTCTAATTTTAGATAAATTGTGCAGTCCTGGTGTCTCATCTACACATCACCATCTCTCCAGGAGCAACAGTAATAAACCTTTTGAACGTATCGTAGATAATCGGGCTGTATACAGAGACAGTCCACTTCCTTGCAAACAGCACAAAGAAGAAAGTTGTGTTACTGCTCTTTGTAATGGCTCAAGAGCATCGTCTGACTTTTGCAAATTGGCCAATAGCCCGACAAGGAGTGTAATCAATGAAAGCCAAGTGTTTGTTGACATAGCCGAATCTTCATACGGCAAAGACTCGAGACAACAATACACTCCAAGCAAAAGAAAATATTTTTCTGGGTCTTCTATGTGGCAGAGCCCTAAAAACAATGTTGTCCGAGCAAACTGCAATATGATCGAAATGGCCAGTAGCACAAGTAGGTACCTAACCAGTCAAAGCCTGGTGGACGTTGATGAGAGAAAGCATGGATGCTACAATGAACACACTGGGCAGGTAGTGGATAAAACACACAGTCTGACCAGGAGAAAATCGTTTTCTGGATTTCCCGTAGCTCACAGTCCAAATAAGGAGTTTGAAAACCTGTATAAGAAGCTAACACAGACTAAATGTGGGCCTGATTATACATTGGGTAAAGCCAAAGTGCAGTTCTCCAACACGATTGCTTCTTTGGTCAATTCACCAGGATCAGTAAGGGCCAAAAGGCCAGTAAGTCATGATTTATCTTTTTCAATGTCCAAGAAACCCAGGAGCGCAACTGAAGCTGTAATCGGTACTTCAAAATCATCATCTTGTAGTCCAACATGGTCCGGAGCCAGCTGTGCCCAGAGCCATTTA GTTGCCTCAGCTCTTCCGGCTCATATGTGGCCTCATAGTTCAGGGTCGCAGTTGAAGA gatCCATTTCCCCAGGAAAAAATGGTGGAAGCCCTAAAAGAACAAATGCACG CATATACAGGAAGCTAACTTACCAAGATGAAGACCGCTAA